One window from the genome of Xenorhabdus bovienii SS-2004 encodes:
- a CDS encoding fumarylacetoacetate hydrolase family protein encodes MRQARVRYQNQEMSVIVDEQENILLSDGCVVSGRDVLWLPPANGTLFALGLNYADHATELEFKPPEEPLIFIKAANSLTGHRQVSVRPDNVEYMHYEAELVVVIGKPARNVSREQAMGYVAGYTVCNDYAIRDYLENYYRPNLRVKSRDTLTPIGPWIVDKNAIADPHNLILSTRVNGELRQRGTTADLIFDIPFLIAYLSSFMTLQPGDMIATGTPKGLSDVVPGDEVIVSVEGVGSLVNHIVSQQEYEENLS; translated from the coding sequence ATGAGACAAGCCAGAGTACGTTATCAGAACCAAGAAATGAGTGTTATCGTCGATGAGCAGGAAAATATCCTGCTGTCTGATGGGTGCGTCGTCAGCGGACGCGATGTTTTGTGGCTCCCTCCTGCCAATGGCACCCTGTTCGCATTGGGACTGAATTATGCCGACCACGCCACGGAGCTGGAATTTAAGCCACCGGAAGAGCCGCTGATCTTCATCAAAGCCGCCAATAGTCTAACCGGCCATCGTCAGGTTTCCGTCCGGCCGGACAATGTGGAATACATGCATTATGAAGCGGAGTTGGTTGTTGTGATTGGCAAACCCGCCCGCAATGTTTCCAGAGAACAGGCTATGGGTTATGTCGCGGGTTATACCGTCTGTAATGACTACGCTATCCGTGATTATCTGGAAAATTATTATCGTCCCAATCTGCGCGTGAAAAGCCGCGATACGCTCACCCCGATAGGCCCGTGGATCGTGGATAAAAATGCAATAGCCGATCCCCATAACCTGATATTGAGCACCCGGGTCAACGGGGAATTACGTCAACGCGGCACAACGGCAGACCTGATCTTTGATATTCCTTTCCTGATTGCCTACCTGAGCAGTTTTATGACACTACAGCCGGGAGACATGATTGCCACAGGAACGCCGAAAGGGCTGTCAGATGTTGTGCCGGGTGATGAAGTGATTGTGTCCGTCGAAGGTGTCGGGAGCCTGGTGAATCACATTGTCAGCCAGCAAGAATATGAGGAAAACCTGTCATGA
- a CDS encoding GHMP kinase encodes MAEACCPASCGELLQGWLFGGEKLISCPINWFSCVAVSEGHASADERPRMRQMVELLLEHWNEPAELSACLRIEYQSTIPVAKGMASSTADIAATAHATAKLLGKSLNSTTLAQLCVKLEPTDSTVFESLTLFDHLTAQTQIPFAWQPDIDILLLESRQTILTEEHHRRDRRQLLLESAPLLQQAWQQFRIANKHHDNSRLGEACTLSAIANQPILPKPRFYQLLDLVEQSGIYGLNVAHSGSIVGLLCNSHQHDMDDLFWQLGQKPISDYYPQIHPVKMIAGGVR; translated from the coding sequence ATGGCTGAAGCCTGCTGCCCGGCTTCCTGTGGAGAACTGCTGCAAGGATGGCTATTCGGCGGAGAGAAACTGATCTCCTGTCCCATTAATTGGTTCAGTTGTGTCGCGGTCAGCGAGGGCCATGCCTCTGCTGATGAACGGCCACGTATGCGCCAGATGGTGGAATTGCTGCTGGAACACTGGAATGAACCTGCTGAATTATCGGCCTGCCTGCGCATTGAATACCAATCGACCATTCCGGTTGCCAAAGGCATGGCCAGCAGCACCGCAGATATTGCCGCCACCGCACACGCCACGGCCAAATTACTGGGTAAATCGCTGAACAGCACCACCCTCGCGCAACTCTGTGTCAAGCTCGAACCGACTGACAGCACGGTATTTGAATCATTAACGTTGTTCGATCACCTGACCGCTCAAACTCAGATCCCCTTCGCATGGCAGCCGGATATCGATATTTTGCTGTTGGAAAGTCGGCAAACTATTTTGACGGAAGAGCACCATCGGCGGGATCGCCGTCAACTCTTGCTGGAAAGTGCGCCGCTGCTCCAACAGGCATGGCAGCAGTTTCGCATCGCAAATAAACATCATGACAACTCTCGTCTAGGGGAAGCCTGCACCCTGAGCGCCATCGCGAATCAGCCGATACTGCCTAAGCCCCGGTTTTATCAATTATTGGATTTAGTCGAACAAAGTGGAATTTACGGCCTGAATGTCGCCCATAGCGGCAGTATCGTCGGCCTGCTATGCAACAGCCATCAGCACGATATGGATGACCTGTTCTGGCAGTTAGGTCAGAAACCCATTTCTGACTACTACCCACAGATACACCCTGTCAAAATGATTGCGGGTGGAGTGCGTTAA
- a CDS encoding IS1 family transposase (programmed frameshift), whose protein sequence is MAKVDVYCRYCHKSEQVKGHGKGNGGHPRYRCYSCCKVFQLAYTYQACKPGVKEQIVDIAMNNGGIRDTARILKVATATVMKTLKNLRPRNVTTLPLAECGIQIVCEIDEQWSFVGNKKNQRWLWYAWEPRLKRIVAHVFGDRSRKTLDKLLTLLSSFTIRFYCTDDYVVYDPLPEEEHLTGKAFTQRIERTNLTHRTRIKRLNRKTIGYSKSEEMHDKVIGTFIEREHYF, encoded by the exons ATGGCCAAAGTTGATGTCTATTGCCGTTATTGCCACAAATCAGAACAGGTCAAAGGACATGGGAAAGGAAATGGCGGACATCCTCGTTATCGCTGTTATAGCTGCTGTAAGGTCTTTCAGTTGGCGTATACCTATCAGGCCTGCAAACCCGGCGTTAAAGAACAGATTGTCGATATCGCGATGAATAACGGGGGAATTCGTGACACCGCTCGGATCCTGAAAGTCGCCACCGCCACCGTCATGAAAACATTAAAAA ACCTCAGACCCCGAAACGTAACGACACTTCCCCTTGCGGAATGTGGCATCCAGATTGTCTGTGAAATCGACGAGCAATGGTCGTTTGTCGGCAATAAGAAAAACCAACGCTGGCTTTGGTATGCTTGGGAACCCCGCCTGAAGCGAATAGTGGCTCATGTTTTTGGCGATCGCAGTCGAAAAACGTTAGACAAGCTGCTTACCCTCTTATCTTCCTTTACTATTCGGTTTTACTGCACGGATGACTATGTTGTTTATGACCCACTTCCCGAGGAAGAGCACTTGACTGGAAAGGCGTTTACTCAGCGTATAGAGAGAACGAATTTAACGCATCGTACCCGAATCAAAAGGCTGAATAGAAAAACCATTGGGTATTCAAAATCGGAAGAAATGCACGATAAAGTGATAGGAACCTTTATTGAACGTGAACATTATTTTTAA
- a CDS encoding SEL1-like repeat protein, whose amino-acid sequence MKKYLSSIILMMALFTNGFLYASEVSLETLRFAAIGGDAKSQTDLGVMYFHGQGVKQDYQLAKSWFEKAAQQNSAEAENYLGVMYMTGKGTPENIQTAIEWFEKSANQNFAKAQNNLGLIYFYNNENDNQNLNKARDWFEKAAQQNIAISQYQLGMIYLHGRGVEQSIKIAREWFEKAAAQDLPEAQYKLGVIYYGGNSGVLRDYQIAWQLFENASRQNHGESQFHLAMMYLLGQGVTKDFKRGRDMFGLACKNGDIEACLWFKELTENNEAIKEFSK is encoded by the coding sequence GTGAAAAAATACTTATCCTCTATCATTTTAATGATGGCGTTATTCACCAACGGATTTCTTTATGCAAGTGAGGTGAGTTTAGAAACTTTGCGTTTTGCGGCAATTGGCGGTGATGCTAAATCACAAACTGATCTTGGAGTCATGTATTTCCACGGCCAAGGAGTGAAACAGGATTATCAACTAGCGAAGAGTTGGTTTGAAAAAGCGGCCCAACAGAATTCGGCGGAAGCGGAAAATTACCTTGGCGTAATGTATATGACAGGAAAAGGCACGCCTGAAAACATACAGACAGCCATCGAATGGTTTGAAAAATCGGCCAACCAAAATTTTGCTAAGGCTCAAAATAATCTCGGGCTTATCTATTTTTACAATAATGAGAATGATAACCAAAATCTAAACAAAGCCAGAGATTGGTTTGAAAAAGCAGCCCAGCAAAATATTGCAATATCACAGTACCAGCTTGGAATGATTTATCTTCACGGGCGCGGTGTAGAGCAAAGTATCAAGATTGCCAGAGAATGGTTTGAGAAAGCTGCGGCACAAGATCTACCTGAAGCCCAGTACAAACTCGGTGTGATATATTATGGGGGAAATTCCGGAGTGCTGCGCGATTACCAGATAGCCTGGCAATTGTTTGAAAATGCCTCCCGACAAAATCACGGAGAGTCACAGTTTCATCTCGCCATGATGTATCTTCTTGGTCAAGGGGTGACCAAAGACTTTAAGCGTGGCAGAGATATGTTTGGGCTTGCATGTAAGAATGGAGACATAGAGGCTTGCTTGTGGTTTAAGGAGCTAACTGAGAATAATGAGGCAATTAAAGAATTCTCAAAGTAA
- a CDS encoding fumarylacetoacetate hydrolase family protein produces MKGTVFAVALNHRSQLDFWHEAFDELPYKTPPKTPIWFIKPRNTVIVSGDIIPHPIGETVQSGATLALLIGKTARKVSIQDAEQYIAGYALANEVSLPETSFYRPAIKEKCRDGFCPIGQIITTKSVDSLDIITEINGQAVDRWSTRDLVRSASELLAALSDFSTLNEGDVILLGTPHQRVTLHPNDIVTVKAEGFPALKNTVVLEDITLKGSDLEGMAQAGGQS; encoded by the coding sequence ATGAAAGGCACTGTTTTTGCCGTCGCCCTCAACCATCGCAGTCAACTCGATTTCTGGCATGAGGCATTTGATGAGCTACCTTATAAAACGCCACCAAAAACTCCAATTTGGTTTATTAAACCCCGCAATACGGTGATTGTCTCCGGTGATATTATTCCTCATCCCATCGGGGAAACGGTACAAAGCGGTGCAACGCTGGCACTGCTGATTGGCAAAACCGCCCGTAAAGTTTCTATTCAGGATGCAGAACAATATATCGCGGGTTATGCATTGGCCAATGAGGTCAGCCTGCCAGAAACTTCGTTTTATCGTCCCGCTATCAAAGAAAAATGCCGGGATGGATTTTGTCCGATAGGCCAGATAATCACAACAAAATCAGTAGATTCACTCGATATCATCACTGAAATCAACGGTCAGGCAGTTGATCGCTGGTCAACCCGCGATCTTGTGCGTTCTGCTTCGGAACTCCTGGCGGCATTAAGTGATTTTTCCACGTTAAACGAAGGCGATGTCATCCTGCTCGGCACCCCCCATCAGCGTGTTACTCTCCACCCTAACGACATCGTCACGGTCAAAGCTGAAGGTTTTCCTGCGTTGAAAAACACAGTCGTTTTGGAAGACATCACGTTGAAAGGTAGCGATTTGGAAGGAATGGCGCAGGCGGGAGGTCAGTCATGA
- a CDS encoding tRNA-binding protein: MENIHLEPATFDAFMSLDIRVGKIIKAEKNEKAIKPAYKLYIDFGSDIGEKQSSAQICQNYTEEQLIGKQVLAVVNFPPRRVAGFKSEVLVLAAVCDDQGTVLLQPERDVTLGTRIL; encoded by the coding sequence ATGGAAAATATACATCTCGAACCTGCCACCTTTGACGCCTTTATGTCGCTCGATATCCGTGTAGGCAAAATCATCAAAGCAGAAAAAAACGAAAAAGCCATTAAGCCAGCCTATAAACTTTATATCGATTTTGGCAGTGATATCGGTGAAAAACAGAGCTCCGCCCAGATATGCCAAAACTACACAGAAGAACAATTAATCGGCAAACAAGTGTTGGCAGTTGTCAACTTTCCACCAAGAAGAGTGGCAGGCTTTAAGTCAGAAGTCCTCGTTCTGGCCGCCGTCTGTGACGATCAAGGCACCGTACTGCTCCAGCCAGAACGAGACGTGACTCTGGGAACCCGGATACTGTAA
- the hpaR gene encoding homoprotocatechuate degradation operon regulator HpaR, whose translation MHESLTIALLQARETAMGFFRPILKSYNLTEQQWRIIRVLASSRSIDFHDLACLTCILRPSLTGILTRMERDGLIFRLKPMNDQRKLYVSLTPAGQELYEQAREQVNDGYKAIEDAFSPAKLAQLLALLDEFTSIGNLVQEDIETENE comes from the coding sequence ATGCATGAATCCCTGACAATTGCATTGCTTCAGGCACGGGAAACCGCAATGGGTTTTTTCCGTCCTATTTTGAAAAGCTATAACTTGACTGAGCAACAATGGCGTATTATTCGTGTACTTGCGAGTAGCCGTTCGATTGATTTCCATGATTTAGCTTGTCTCACCTGCATCTTACGCCCAAGCTTGACGGGCATTCTGACACGTATGGAACGTGATGGACTTATCTTCCGCCTGAAACCAATGAATGATCAGCGTAAGCTGTATGTTTCCCTGACACCGGCTGGTCAGGAGCTTTACGAACAGGCCAGAGAGCAGGTTAATGATGGTTATAAGGCGATTGAAGATGCTTTTTCTCCAGCAAAATTGGCTCAGCTTTTAGCGTTGCTGGATGAGTTTACTTCCATCGGAAACCTCGTTCAGGAAGATATAGAGACAGAAAATGAGTAG